The sequence ACGGCCCGCCGTCGCCGCAAGCGCAAGTGACACGAAGGGATCTTGGAAGACGGAGAGGTGGATGGAACTGGTCTACTATGCGGCGGCCAGCCTGGACGGCCACATCGCCACCCCGGAGGGCGGGGTGGACTGGCTGTCCCCCTACGAGGGCGGGCAGGACGATTACGGTTACGGCGACTTCTACGCCTCGGTGGACTGCCTGGTGATGGGCGGTCGCACCTACCGGCACGCCCTCGGCCTGGGACCCTGGCTCTGGAAGGACAAGGCCACGAGGGTCTTCACCCGGCAGGCGCTCCATGCGCCACCGCCCGGCGTGGCGGCGGCGCAGGGTTCACCCGGGGAGGTGCTGGCCCACCTTGGGCAGGAGGATCACCACCGGGCCTGGCTGGTGGGCGGCGGCGAGTTGGCGGCGGCCTGTCTGGCCGAGGGGCTGATCACCGAGCTGATCCTCACCACCGTGCCCGTGGTCCTGGGTGGCGGCATTCCCCTCTTCGGCGGTGCGGCGGCCGGCGGCCTGGAGCTGGTGTCCAGCCGCGTGCTCGGCCAGGGCCTGGTGCAGAACCGCTATCGCTTCGTGTGACAGGACCCGCGCCGTCCCGGCCCTGGAGCCTGCGCGCAACAAAGCCCCGACGCCAGACACGCCGGGGCTCCTTTTCTCGAGTAGGGGTTCCGTCCAGCGTGCAGCCTGGCGGACATGGTCGCTTCGCGGTCTTCATCGCACCACCGGGCGCTGGCCTCCGGCCAGGCGGTCCGGCATTCGCGCAGCCTTCTTGCACATGCCGCCAGCATGCGCGGCGAAAGCTCCGAAGCACCGGCCTCGACCTGGGCGCCAACCCTATCGACAGCCCTGGGACCAGCGGCTAGAAGGGCAGGTCCTCGTCGTCGGCCATGGCGTCCACCGGGGCCTTTCCGGCCGGCAGGTTGCTCTCGATGCCGGGGGCCGGGCGCTCCTGGCTGGTGGTGCGGTCCACGTTGTCCCCGCCGCGGTCGGAGCGGCTGTCCAGCATCTGGAAGTTGTCACCCAGGATCTCAGTGGTGTAGACCTTCTGGCCTTCCTTGTTCTCGTAGCTGTCGTAGTGGATCTTCCCTTCCAGGTAAATGAGCGATCCCTTGCGCAGGTAGTCGCGGGCGATCTCCGCCGGACGGCGGAACAGCACGATGCGGTGCCACTCCGTCTTCGATGTCAGCTCGCCGTTCTCGTTCTTGCGCCGCTCATCGGTGGCCAGGGAGAAGTGGGCCACGGCAATGCCGGTGGGCGTGGTGCGGAATTCGGGATCCTTCCCCAGGCGCCCGATCAGCATGACCTTGTTAACCATGTTCGTCCTCCATTCGTGTGGTTGATACGGACGCCGGTGACGGACCGGCGCAGTCAGGCCCGCCCAACGCCCGGGGCCGGCCATCGGTTTCCAACGAGGGCCTCTGATTCACCCTTGAGTCGAACCCTGTCCCGATTCGCGCACGGTCGGGGTCGCGGCGGCTGATGGGGATCGTGCCTGTCCTCCCCCTGGAACATAAGGAAGGTGACGCTCAGCCGGGCTTGTGCCCCCAGCGCAGGTGGAGGGGCCAGCGCACCAGGCGGCGCTCCTCCCGCGGCCAGTGGGCGGACAGCTCTTCGGCGCATTCCGCCAGGGGATCCCCCGCCCCGCCCCGCCGCGCCCGGCGCAGAGCCGACCAGGTGCCCAGATAGCCCAGGTAGTCCGCCCGGTCCAGCTCCCCTTCCATGGTCCAGCTTTCGGTCGGCAGGTCGGGGTAAGGGAAAGGCAGGCCGCGGTAGCCCTCGTCCACCCAACGCCGCTCCGGCGGCCACCAGGGATCCAGCCGCCGGTGGAGATCGCGCACCAGGCCATCCACTTCGGCATCCACGATGGCCAGCCCATAGGCCCAAACCGCCAGTAGCCCGCCCGGCCTCAGCGCCCGGTCCGCCTCCTGGTGGAAGCGCCCGTGGTCGAACCAGTGGGCGGCCTGGGCGGCGCAGACGAGGTCCGCCGCGCCATCGGCCAAACCCGACTCATCCTCCCGGCCCAGCTGGTAATCAACCCGGGGGTGGGACAAGGCTTGGCGCAGCTGGTCGGCACTGGCGTCGGTGGCGCGCACCCGCTCGAAATGCGCGGCCAACAGGAGGGCGGCCTGGCCGTTGCCTGTCCCCACGTCCCAGGCCAGGCGGTGGTCCGGGGCGGACTGGGCCAGGCGCCGGATGAAGGACGCGGGGTAGCTCGGGCGGTAGGCGGAGTAGTCCGGGGCGTGGCCGGAGAAATGGTCGGCGAACTCCTTCACGGGCGGGCGTCGCGGCGCTCCACGGCCCGGACCAGGGCGACGGCCAGCAGCAGGCCGGCCACATCGGCCAGCCAGTCCCACAGGCTGCAGTCACGGCCCACGAAGAGCTGGTGGACTTCATCGGTCAGCGCCCAGAGCGCCCCCGGCAGCACCACGCCCAGCAGCAGGGCGGACAGGGCGGAGCCGGTCCGTGCCTGGATGCGCGGCAGCCAGCGGCGCCGCCCCACCAGCCAGAGGGCCGATCCCAGCCCCAGGTATTCCAGCAGGTGGAGCAGCTTGTCGTAGCTGAAGATGCCCAGATCAGGGAACTCGGCAGGAGGGATGGAGCTGCCCAGCCAGATGGCGGCCAGCACCAGCCCCAGGGCGCACCACTCCGCCCACGGCGGCATGCGGTCGAGGCGGGCGGCCAGGCTCATGCCGCGTCGCCCTGATGATGATGGGTCGCGCAGTCGCAGCCTTCGTGACTGTGGGATCCCGCCCCGCTCCCATGGGCGGACCGGCCATCGCCCTGCTCCAGGTGCCGCAAAGCTGCCGGGATGTAGCGCAGCAGATCCGGCGAGATGACGGAATGGGCGCCCAGCTCCGCCGCCGCCAGGTCGCCGCTGAGGCCATGCAGATCGCAAGCCAGGAGGGCGGCCTGGTCCAACTCCACGCCCTGGGCGGCCAGGCCGGCGATCATGCCGGTCAGCACGTCGCCGGCTCCCCCTGTCGCCAGGGCATGGCTGCCCGTGCGGTTGATCAGGATGTCCCCCGTGCTGTAGCAGACGACGGTGGGAGCGCCTTTCAGGACCAGGGTCAGCTCGTGCCGGGCGGCCAGCTCGCGGGCGGCCAGGACGCGGCGGAAGGGCGACAAGGACGGGTCGCCACCGGTCAGGCGGTCGAACTCGGCGGCGTGGGGCGTCAGGCAGAGGTCGGCCTCCACCTCGCCCAGCAGCTCCAGCTGTCCGCGGAAGGCGTCCAGGCCGTCGGCGTCCAGGATGACCGGCACCGGCGCGTGCAGCACCAGGTCGCGCACCAGGCTGCGTGTCTCCTCGGCGCGGCCCAGGCCGGGACCCAGGGCCAGCACGTCGGCCCACTCCAACGCCTTGAGCAGGCGCTCCAGGCGCTTCTTGCCGCTTTCCGCGGGGAGGGGCAGCGTCATCACCTCCGGCATGTGGCCGGCGATCTGGCGGATCGTCTCCTCGTCGCTGGCCA is a genomic window of bacterium containing:
- a CDS encoding dihydrofolate reductase family protein, with the translated sequence MELVYYAAASLDGHIATPEGGVDWLSPYEGGQDDYGYGDFYASVDCLVMGGRTYRHALGLGPWLWKDKATRVFTRQALHAPPPGVAAAQGSPGEVLAHLGQEDHHRAWLVGGGELAAACLAEGLITELILTTVPVVLGGGIPLFGGAAAGGLELVSSRVLGQGLVQNRYRFV
- a CDS encoding single-stranded DNA-binding protein, with the translated sequence MVNKVMLIGRLGKDPEFRTTPTGIAVAHFSLATDERRKNENGELTSKTEWHRIVLFRRPAEIARDYLRKGSLIYLEGKIHYDSYENKEGQKVYTTEILGDNFQMLDSRSDRGGDNVDRTTSQERPAPGIESNLPAGKAPVDAMADDEDLPF
- a CDS encoding class I SAM-dependent methyltransferase, with the protein product MKEFADHFSGHAPDYSAYRPSYPASFIRRLAQSAPDHRLAWDVGTGNGQAALLLAAHFERVRATDASADQLRQALSHPRVDYQLGREDESGLADGAADLVCAAQAAHWFDHGRFHQEADRALRPGGLLAVWAYGLAIVDAEVDGLVRDLHRRLDPWWPPERRWVDEGYRGLPFPYPDLPTESWTMEGELDRADYLGYLGTWSALRRARRGGAGDPLAECAEELSAHWPREERRLVRWPLHLRWGHKPG
- a CDS encoding VanZ family protein; its protein translation is MSLAARLDRMPPWAEWCALGLVLAAIWLGSSIPPAEFPDLGIFSYDKLLHLLEYLGLGSALWLVGRRRWLPRIQARTGSALSALLLGVVLPGALWALTDEVHQLFVGRDCSLWDWLADVAGLLLAVALVRAVERRDARP